A part of Blastopirellula retiformator genomic DNA contains:
- a CDS encoding MarR family winged helix-turn-helix transcriptional regulator, with protein MAAAGTTASRARLLYALKCGGTSKMSDLSHRLQVTPRNITKLVDALQSEGLVERNPHPEDRRATLISLTDRGMLTVKETILKNDVVLELFEELPDGDRVELGRILEQLLAGLTRRGFSA; from the coding sequence ATGGCCGCCGCCGGCACGACTGCGTCCCGAGCACGACTGCTGTACGCGCTGAAGTGCGGCGGCACCAGCAAGATGAGCGACTTGAGTCATCGCCTGCAGGTAACGCCCCGCAATATCACGAAGCTGGTCGACGCCTTGCAAAGCGAAGGACTGGTCGAGCGAAACCCGCATCCCGAAGATCGCCGGGCGACCTTAATTTCGCTGACTGATCGCGGCATGTTGACGGTGAAAGAGACGATTCTGAAGAACGACGTTGTCCTCGAATTGTTTGAAGAACTGCCGGATGGCGATCGGGTCGAATTGGGGCGAATTCTGGAGCAATTGCTGGCCGGACTGACGCGACGAGGGTTCTCGGCATAG
- a CDS encoding MarR family winged helix-turn-helix transcriptional regulator, whose amino-acid sequence MRSIDLESRQLLHEVGLTFPQLAALQAIGRLQPTTVGKVASSIHLGHATLSGILDRLAKRGLIVRQRSDSDRRHIRVQLTETGQALLQKAPALLHRPFQRQLDRLEVWERMQVAATLERVASMMENSGGWTASVVDMQSVDEAVDERYASESESTRRLQSNERTSSRTAK is encoded by the coding sequence ATGCGATCGATCGACCTCGAGTCGCGACAATTGTTGCACGAGGTGGGGCTGACTTTCCCGCAACTCGCCGCCCTTCAGGCGATTGGCCGCCTTCAACCGACCACCGTCGGCAAGGTCGCCAGCTCTATTCATCTTGGTCACGCCACGCTCTCGGGCATTCTGGACCGCTTAGCCAAACGAGGTTTGATTGTTCGGCAGCGGAGCGATAGTGACCGTCGCCACATTCGCGTTCAACTGACCGAAACAGGTCAGGCGTTGTTGCAAAAAGCGCCTGCTCTGCTCCATCGTCCCTTCCAGCGCCAACTTGATCGGTTGGAGGTTTGGGAACGGATGCAAGTCGCCGCGACGCTTGAGCGCGTCGCGTCGATGATGGAGAACTCCGGTGGTTGGACTGCCAGCGTGGTCGACATGCAATCAGTCGACGAGGCGGTCGACGAGAGATACGCAAGCGAAAGTGAATCGACACGCCGCTTGCAAAGTAATGAAAGGACTTCGTCGAGGACGGCGAAATGA